A genomic segment from Burkholderia plantarii encodes:
- a CDS encoding non-ribosomal peptide synthetase produces the protein MSFVADLQQRGIRLYAKAGQLAADAAPGMLTASLIEQIRDRKAEILDLLGALDAHAARAGDAATHDAAADAGDTDDGPLSDGQQQMVLASRLAHHAAYHLPALFAIDGALDTAALEHAFATVLRRHETLRTRIIEVDGQPVARVDAADAFALPVTHVSEPDALALARDEADRRFDLATQWPCRVSLLRTGPARHLLVIVLHHVCCDGVSVGLLMQEIAAGYAAARATSGTPARAGGHDHLGPGDDAGQAPAPARRFADFVRWQQRRLASPEQRAARDYWRERLARPVPALALPADQPGSAAQPAATLRLALPAALRETLDVHARQHRLTRFTLLVAGFAALLGRYAGEEDVVIGTPIANRTHAEWQALVGFVANTVVLRFDCAADRPLDHFLDAASSTVRDALIHAELPFEQVLRAIDRPAGAPLFQAMFAMQPASAASFSLDALSVAALPLAPSQTKFDLTLLVEEGADGAELVFEYRADRFEGSWIADLARRYLLLLERLVAGASASPALALGQLDLGDAADLARLAREWRDNAIERPPLPVHALVAAAAARTPQALAIVAPGGELRYGELDALANRYAHALIAAGVAPGDRVGVCLPPSARLVAVVLAIGIAGAAYIPMDPAYPAERLQAMVDDARPTLVIVEPPAPALGGTTAVALERLHEDAAARPPHPPEPALAPGADPMALPLYVIFTSGSTGRPKGAVVTQRNFVNLLHWYADTFGFHAHTQVLLLSALSFDLTQKNLFAPLLRGGTLVIKSRADFDAPSVVADIARRRVSIVNCTPSMFYAIVEADAANGWRGIESLRHAFLGGEPISLGPLADWLRDAPQRTEIVNTYGPTECSDVCAYKRLPTSLDHWPAVVPIGAALPGFKLVAVDEHDRPVPDGMAGELLVGGIGVGDGYVGRPELNAERFFVPAFATAGERFYRTGDRVRRRPDGDFVFLGRRDLQTKLRGFRIELGEIEAALEAQPGVARAAASVRRGEAGDERLLAFVVAEPGAAAGLDAARLLGAVRGRLPAFAVPQAIVPIAALPLTPSGKLDRRALATLDAGATLAADAPPYEAPQGALETRIAEVWRELLGLARVSRHDSFFALGGHSLLATRAVTRLVNRHGLALDIGDVFEAPTVRELAERLAARGVAAGPDAAPATGSSGGAADASSGLDVAPIPHRDAAAPYPLSPAQQRMAFLARFEGSASTYNMSIALKLAGRLDVAALGHALDALVARHPVLSVAFSADGERTVQTPCAPGFAALAAVPVAPDALADTVRELANRSFDLARDTTLRAHLLVTGADQHVLVLSMHHIVCDGWSAGIVRDELGRLYAAARAGTDAALPPLPVSYFDYADWHRAWLSPARLARLDGYWTGQLAGLPELSTLPTDYRRPEVARHAGRTEPFVLPDALAASLAEVAREHGASRFMFALAAFQALVARLTQRAEVVVGTPVANRLRPELEGLVGLFVNTLVIRQQVDDGQPFSALLDAARQTLLDAYAHQDMPFERLVEQLKPARHLAYAPLFQILFVMDTGALDRLDMPGLAVERIDALPGSAKYDLNLHLLERDGRLSGYVEYDTALFAPATIRRLIEMYRFVLEQVTAAPHRPLHELTLLSPALAGELAALPGRTSRAPREATIVELVRASAARWPTRPAVTDGDASLTYAGLLDAAERLAGALLREEVPRAAPVGVLMGRSMTRAVALLGTLVAGCAYVPLDPEWPDERLRQVMHSVGIAALLTDQAGERTAALGFTGPVIDPGTASRPAPGTAAARRDPAPDDLAYVITTSGSTGTPKSVMVPHRGVAHDLAFLVESRDVQPEDRVLQITNFNFDPSVRDLFGAWTAGAAAVLLPPEVARDPAALLTRLARERISKVFSITPTLLRSILTVAETRGAPGELRLDTLMPCGERLSAEDCTRAWAVFGDGLRIVNQYGPTEATMTSANHLVTRDDLRLPRLPVGLPNPNTQVRILDVHRREVPVGTFGEVHIDGIGITHGYANDAGRTAEAFIPNPFAARPDAHGPILYRTGDIGRRLDDGGLDLMGRTDAQVKIRGNRVEPGEIEAALGRMGGVEHAAVKVFEDADGQLQLAAYVVLGTAPDDPERALRRHLERELPSYMVPVSLQVIDAMPTTITGKIDRRRLPEPVPRVGTHPARHLPASPTEAGVAQIWAHALGHADIDTRTSFFELGGNSMQLISVQAALLAHFGRELPIVDLFRHPTVELLAGFIDAGGGTGQSTDQHGGAGDDARASLLSAAARRRIEQRKHRNAGAHARRQRRDEHES, from the coding sequence GTGAGCTTCGTAGCCGATCTCCAGCAGCGCGGCATCCGCCTCTACGCGAAGGCCGGCCAGCTGGCCGCCGACGCCGCGCCCGGCATGCTGACCGCCAGCCTGATCGAGCAGATCCGCGACCGCAAGGCCGAGATCCTCGACCTGCTCGGCGCGCTCGACGCGCACGCAGCCCGCGCGGGCGACGCCGCCACGCACGACGCCGCGGCCGACGCCGGCGACACCGACGACGGCCCGCTGTCGGACGGCCAGCAGCAGATGGTGCTGGCCAGCCGGCTCGCGCATCACGCGGCCTATCACCTGCCGGCGCTGTTCGCGATCGACGGCGCGCTCGACACGGCCGCGCTGGAGCACGCGTTCGCGACCGTGCTGCGGCGCCACGAGACGCTGCGCACGCGCATCATCGAGGTGGACGGCCAGCCGGTGGCGCGCGTCGACGCCGCGGACGCGTTCGCGCTGCCGGTGACGCACGTCAGCGAGCCGGACGCGCTCGCCCTCGCCCGCGACGAGGCCGACCGCCGCTTCGACCTGGCCACCCAATGGCCGTGCCGGGTGAGCCTGCTGCGCACCGGCCCCGCGCGCCATCTGCTGGTGATCGTGCTGCATCACGTCTGCTGCGACGGCGTCTCGGTGGGCCTGCTGATGCAGGAGATCGCCGCCGGTTACGCGGCGGCTCGCGCGACCTCCGGCACGCCTGCCCGGGCCGGCGGCCACGACCACCTCGGCCCTGGCGACGACGCGGGCCAAGCGCCCGCGCCGGCCCGCCGCTTCGCCGACTTCGTGCGCTGGCAGCAGCGCCGCCTCGCCTCGCCCGAGCAGCGCGCCGCGCGCGACTACTGGCGCGAGCGCCTCGCCCGGCCCGTCCCCGCGCTCGCGCTGCCGGCCGACCAGCCCGGCTCGGCCGCTCAGCCGGCCGCCACGCTGCGCCTCGCGCTGCCGGCCGCGCTGCGCGAGACGCTCGACGTGCACGCGCGGCAACACCGGCTCACGCGCTTCACGCTGCTGGTGGCGGGCTTCGCCGCGCTGCTCGGCCGCTATGCCGGCGAGGAGGATGTGGTGATCGGCACGCCGATCGCGAACCGCACGCACGCCGAATGGCAGGCACTGGTCGGCTTCGTCGCCAACACCGTGGTGCTGCGCTTCGACTGCGCGGCCGACCGGCCGCTCGATCACTTTCTGGACGCGGCGTCGAGCACCGTGCGCGACGCGCTGATCCACGCCGAACTGCCGTTCGAGCAGGTCCTGCGCGCCATCGATCGACCGGCCGGCGCGCCGCTGTTCCAGGCCATGTTCGCCATGCAGCCCGCCTCGGCCGCCTCGTTCTCGCTCGACGCGCTGTCCGTCGCCGCGCTGCCGCTCGCGCCGTCGCAGACCAAGTTCGACCTGACGCTGCTGGTCGAGGAAGGCGCGGACGGCGCCGAGCTGGTCTTCGAATACCGCGCCGACCGCTTCGAGGGCAGCTGGATCGCCGATCTCGCACGGCGCTACCTGCTGCTGCTCGAACGACTCGTGGCCGGTGCCTCGGCCTCGCCCGCCCTTGCGCTCGGCCAGCTCGACCTGGGCGACGCCGCCGACCTGGCGCGCCTCGCGCGCGAATGGCGCGACAACGCGATCGAGCGGCCGCCGCTGCCGGTCCACGCGCTCGTCGCGGCCGCCGCCGCGCGCACGCCGCAGGCGCTGGCGATCGTCGCGCCCGGCGGCGAACTGCGCTATGGCGAACTCGACGCGCTCGCCAACCGCTACGCGCATGCGCTGATCGCCGCGGGCGTGGCGCCGGGCGATCGCGTCGGCGTCTGCCTGCCGCCCTCGGCACGCCTGGTTGCCGTGGTGCTCGCGATCGGCATCGCCGGGGCCGCCTACATCCCGATGGACCCGGCCTATCCGGCCGAGCGCCTGCAGGCGATGGTCGACGACGCGCGGCCCACGCTCGTGATCGTCGAGCCGCCCGCGCCGGCGCTCGGCGGCACCACGGCCGTCGCGCTCGAGCGCCTGCACGAGGATGCCGCCGCGCGGCCGCCGCACCCGCCCGAACCCGCGCTCGCACCCGGCGCCGATCCGATGGCGCTGCCGCTCTACGTGATCTTCACCTCCGGCTCGACCGGCCGCCCCAAGGGCGCCGTGGTCACCCAGCGCAACTTCGTCAACCTGCTGCACTGGTACGCCGACACCTTCGGCTTCCACGCGCACACCCAGGTGCTGCTGCTCAGCGCGCTGAGCTTCGACCTGACCCAGAAGAACCTGTTCGCGCCGCTGCTGCGCGGCGGCACGCTCGTCATCAAGAGCCGCGCCGATTTCGACGCGCCGAGCGTGGTGGCCGACATCGCGCGGCGGCGCGTGAGCATCGTCAACTGCACGCCGAGCATGTTCTACGCGATCGTCGAGGCGGATGCCGCCAACGGCTGGCGCGGTATCGAGAGCCTGCGCCACGCGTTCCTCGGCGGCGAGCCGATCTCGCTCGGGCCGCTCGCCGACTGGCTGCGCGATGCGCCGCAGCGCACCGAGATCGTCAACACCTATGGGCCGACGGAATGCTCGGACGTCTGCGCGTACAAGCGGCTCCCCACCTCGCTCGACCACTGGCCGGCGGTGGTGCCGATCGGCGCCGCGCTGCCCGGCTTCAAGCTGGTGGCCGTCGACGAACACGACCGTCCGGTGCCGGACGGCATGGCGGGCGAGCTGCTGGTGGGCGGCATCGGCGTGGGCGACGGCTACGTGGGCCGCCCCGAGCTGAACGCCGAACGCTTCTTCGTCCCCGCCTTCGCCACGGCCGGCGAGCGCTTCTATCGCACCGGCGACCGGGTACGGCGCCGCCCCGACGGCGACTTCGTGTTCCTTGGCCGACGCGACCTGCAGACCAAGCTGCGCGGCTTTCGCATCGAGTTGGGCGAGATCGAGGCCGCGCTCGAGGCGCAGCCGGGCGTGGCGCGCGCCGCCGCCAGCGTGCGGCGCGGCGAGGCCGGCGACGAGCGGCTGCTCGCGTTCGTCGTCGCCGAGCCGGGCGCGGCGGCCGGCCTCGACGCCGCGCGCCTGCTCGGTGCCGTGCGCGGCCGGCTGCCGGCCTTCGCGGTCCCGCAGGCGATCGTGCCGATCGCGGCGCTGCCGCTCACGCCGAGCGGCAAGCTGGACCGGCGGGCGCTGGCCACGCTCGACGCCGGCGCCACGCTCGCGGCCGACGCACCGCCCTACGAAGCGCCGCAAGGCGCGCTGGAGACACGCATCGCCGAGGTCTGGCGCGAGCTGCTCGGCCTCGCGCGCGTGAGCCGTCACGACAGCTTCTTCGCGCTCGGCGGCCACTCGCTGCTCGCCACGCGCGCCGTGACCCGGCTCGTGAACCGCCACGGCCTCGCACTCGACATCGGCGATGTATTCGAGGCGCCGACCGTGCGCGAACTGGCCGAACGGCTCGCGGCGCGCGGCGTCGCCGCCGGTCCCGACGCTGCGCCGGCCACCGGCAGCAGCGGCGGGGCGGCCGACGCGTCCAGCGGGCTCGACGTCGCGCCGATCCCGCACCGCGACGCGGCGGCCCCCTATCCGCTCTCGCCCGCGCAGCAGCGCATGGCGTTCCTCGCGCGCTTCGAGGGCAGCGCCTCGACCTACAACATGTCGATCGCGCTGAAGCTCGCGGGGCGGCTCGACGTGGCCGCGCTCGGGCACGCGCTCGACGCGCTGGTGGCGCGCCACCCGGTGCTGTCGGTCGCGTTCTCGGCCGACGGCGAGCGCACCGTCCAGACACCGTGCGCGCCCGGGTTCGCCGCGCTCGCCGCCGTGCCGGTCGCGCCGGACGCGCTCGCCGACACGGTCCGCGAGCTGGCCAACCGCTCCTTCGACCTGGCACGCGACACCACGCTGCGCGCCCACCTGCTCGTCACGGGCGCGGACCAGCACGTGCTGGTGCTCTCGATGCATCACATCGTCTGCGACGGCTGGTCGGCCGGCATCGTGCGCGACGAGCTGGGCCGGCTCTACGCGGCGGCGCGCGCGGGCACCGACGCCGCGCTGCCGCCGCTGCCGGTCAGCTATTTCGATTACGCGGACTGGCATCGCGCCTGGCTGTCTCCCGCCCGGCTGGCGCGGCTCGATGGCTACTGGACCGGCCAGCTCGCCGGGCTGCCCGAGCTGTCGACGCTGCCCACCGACTACCGGCGCCCCGAGGTCGCGCGGCACGCCGGGCGCACCGAGCCGTTCGTGCTGCCCGACGCGCTCGCGGCAAGCCTCGCCGAGGTCGCGCGCGAGCACGGCGCGTCGCGCTTCATGTTCGCGCTGGCCGCGTTCCAGGCGCTCGTCGCGCGGCTCACGCAACGCGCCGAGGTGGTGGTCGGCACGCCGGTGGCGAACCGGCTGCGCCCCGAACTCGAGGGGCTGGTCGGGCTGTTCGTCAACACGCTGGTGATCCGGCAGCAGGTCGACGACGGGCAACCGTTCAGCGCCCTGCTCGATGCCGCGCGGCAGACCCTGCTCGACGCCTACGCGCACCAGGACATGCCGTTCGAGCGACTCGTCGAGCAGCTGAAGCCGGCCCGCCACCTGGCCTACGCACCGCTGTTCCAGATCCTGTTCGTGATGGATACCGGCGCGCTCGACAGGCTCGACATGCCGGGCCTCGCCGTCGAGCGGATCGACGCGCTGCCCGGCTCGGCCAAGTACGACCTGAACCTGCACCTGCTCGAGCGCGACGGCCGGCTGTCCGGCTACGTCGAATACGACACCGCGCTGTTCGCGCCGGCCACCATCCGGCGCCTGATCGAGATGTACCGCTTCGTGCTGGAGCAGGTCACGGCCGCGCCGCACCGCCCGCTGCACGAACTCACACTGCTTTCCCCTGCGCTCGCCGGCGAACTCGCCGCCCTGCCGGGGCGCACCTCGCGCGCGCCGCGCGAGGCGACCATCGTCGAGCTGGTGCGGGCCAGCGCGGCACGCTGGCCCACGCGGCCCGCCGTGACCGACGGCGACGCCTCGCTGACCTACGCCGGCCTGCTCGACGCGGCCGAACGGCTGGCCGGCGCGCTGCTGCGCGAGGAGGTACCGCGCGCCGCGCCGGTGGGCGTGCTGATGGGCCGCTCGATGACGCGCGCGGTGGCGCTGCTCGGCACGCTCGTGGCCGGCTGCGCGTACGTGCCCCTCGATCCCGAATGGCCCGACGAACGGCTCCGCCAGGTCATGCACTCGGTCGGCATCGCGGCGCTGCTGACCGACCAGGCAGGCGAGCGCACGGCGGCGCTCGGCTTCACGGGCCCCGTGATCGATCCGGGCACGGCCTCGCGGCCCGCGCCGGGCACGGCGGCCGCGCGCCGCGACCCGGCCCCCGACGACCTGGCCTACGTCATCACCACCTCGGGTTCGACCGGCACGCCAAAGAGCGTGATGGTGCCCCACCGCGGTGTCGCCCACGATCTCGCGTTCCTGGTCGAGTCGCGCGACGTGCAGCCCGAGGACCGCGTGCTGCAGATCACGAACTTCAACTTCGATCCGTCGGTGCGCGACCTGTTCGGCGCCTGGACCGCCGGCGCCGCCGCCGTGCTGCTGCCGCCCGAGGTCGCGCGCGATCCGGCCGCGTTGCTGACGCGGCTCGCGCGCGAGCGCATCAGCAAGGTGTTCAGCATCACGCCCACCCTGCTGCGCTCGATCCTGACGGTCGCCGAGACGCGCGGCGCGCCCGGCGAGCTGCGGCTCGACACCCTGATGCCGTGCGGCGAGCGGCTGAGCGCCGAGGACTGCACGCGCGCCTGGGCCGTGTTCGGCGACGGCCTGCGCATCGTCAATCAGTACGGGCCGACCGAGGCCACCATGACCTCGGCCAACCACCTGGTGACGCGCGACGACCTGCGCCTGCCGCGCCTGCCGGTCGGCCTGCCGAACCCCAACACGCAGGTGCGGATCCTCGACGTACACCGGCGCGAGGTGCCGGTCGGCACGTTCGGCGAGGTCCACATCGACGGCATCGGCATCACGCACGGCTATGCGAACGACGCCGGGCGCACCGCCGAGGCGTTCATCCCGAACCCGTTCGCGGCGCGCCCCGATGCCCACGGCCCGATCCTCTACCGCACCGGCGACATCGGCCGCCGGCTCGACGACGGCGGCCTCGACCTGATGGGCCGCACCGACGCGCAGGTGAAGATCCGCGGCAACCGCGTCGAGCCCGGCGAGATCGAAGCCGCGCTGGGGCGCATGGGCGGCGTCGAGCACGCGGCCGTCAAGGTGTTCGAGGACGCCGACGGCCAGCTGCAGCTGGCCGCCTACGTGGTGCTGGGCACGGCGCCGGACGATCCGGAGCGTGCGCTGCGCCGCCATCTCGAACGCGAGCTGCCGTCCTACATGGTGCCGGTCTCGCTGCAGGTGATCGACGCGATGCCGACCACCATCACCGGCAAGATCGACCGCCGCCGGTTGCCCGAGCCCGTGCCGCGCGTCGGCACCCACCCGGCCCGGCACCTGCCGGCCAGCCCCACCGAGGCGGGCGTCGCGCAGATCTGGGCGCACGCGCTCGGCCACGCCGACATCGATACCCGAACCAGCTTCTTCGAGCTGGGCGGCAACTCGATGCAGCTGATCTCGGTGCAGGCGGCACTGCTCGCGCACTTCGGCCGCGAGCTGCCGATCGTCGACCTGTTCCGCCATCCGACCGTCGAGCTGCTGGCCGGCTTCATCGACGCGGGCGGCGGCACCGGACAGTCCACGGACCAGCACGGCGGCGCCGGCGACGACGCGCGCGCCTCGCTGCTGTCGGCCGCCGCACGCCGGCGGATCGAACAGCGCAAACACAGGAACGCCGGCGCCCACGCGCGCCGGCAGCGGAGGGACGAACATGAATCATGA
- a CDS encoding type I polyketide synthase, with protein MNHELEGIAVVGIAGRFPGAADADALWHNVVAGRESIRRFSDEELATAGVPRELSAAPLYVKARPLIDDVKGFDAECFAMTTREAEITDPQLRLLMECAHEALEQAGQVPGDDLTVGVYAGVRLSRYLDEHLLPNPDVVRSVGIESLQMINRKDSAATLLSYRLDLTGPSISLNTACSTGLVAVHLGCGALLNHECDLVLAGSAAIPAFDPEGYLHTPGGILSPDGHCRPFDQAAKGTLDGAGVGVVALMRLEDAVERGVPVLAVIRGTSVNNDGAIKIGYTAPSVDGQARVIAEAMATAGVGAETIGYVETHGTATPLGDPIEIAALTQAFRLDTDRVGFCGISSLKSNIGHLGAAAGIAGLIKAVQAVRHGVLPPSLNFESPNPELRLADSPFYVIRDARPWPADRLPRRASVSSFGIGGTNAHLILEQAPDAAAAPQADAGTPRARLLPFSATSEAGLADYARSLAAVWRAAAPPSLDAAARTLQHQRRARRHRGFVVAADAAEAVREFERLAARAAPAEGADRPGAGAPPVVLQFTGQGAQQRRMGGLAALAQPRLAARLDEAARWLREDHGVELAVLVADGHDPRSGLRLDTTAGAQPALFALEWALGRFWLDAGITPAALVGHSLGELVAATLANVMSLRDALRLVMARGAAMQQAPVGAMLAVPLAETALAALLAAAPAEASTCVISAVNGPAACVVSGSLAGIAALEALLAAQRTVHKRLDTSHAFHSPLMEPVLERFRAAFDGITLRAPELPVHSTVTGRRLTDAEAIDPAYWVGQLRAPVRYQQALQAALADLAGAAAVVLELGPGRTLTSAARGFVEARHTVLPSLGGTADDEARALLQAFGQLWSLGVRLDWSVLDAAAGTPLARLPTMPFTRRRAWIERFVPTAAPAASGAIVPDAAPAGAAAPLSVSVQPTDEGLPMASPEDDGTAALHEQLTAIWRDALGDRPIGPDDSFFDLGGNSLLALQVVGRINQAFGVAINPADMLMRPTVAELSDVITGKLLGKTDDADLDALLNEMSQLSDDDVRELLKQA; from the coding sequence ATGAATCATGAACTCGAGGGCATCGCGGTGGTCGGCATCGCGGGCCGATTTCCCGGCGCCGCCGACGCGGACGCGCTGTGGCACAACGTGGTGGCGGGCCGTGAATCGATACGCCGCTTCTCCGACGAGGAACTCGCGACGGCCGGCGTGCCGCGCGAGCTGAGCGCCGCGCCGCTCTACGTGAAGGCGCGGCCGCTGATCGACGACGTGAAGGGCTTCGACGCCGAATGCTTCGCGATGACGACGCGCGAGGCCGAGATCACCGACCCGCAGCTGCGCCTGCTGATGGAGTGCGCGCACGAGGCGCTCGAACAGGCCGGTCAGGTTCCCGGCGACGATCTCACGGTGGGCGTCTACGCGGGCGTGCGGCTGAGCCGCTATCTCGACGAGCACCTGCTGCCGAACCCCGACGTGGTCCGCTCGGTCGGCATCGAGTCGCTGCAGATGATCAACCGCAAGGACTCGGCCGCCACGCTGCTGTCGTACCGGCTCGACCTGACCGGCCCGAGCATCAGTCTCAACACGGCCTGCTCGACCGGGCTGGTGGCCGTGCATCTCGGCTGCGGCGCGCTGCTGAACCACGAATGCGACCTGGTGCTGGCCGGCTCGGCGGCGATACCCGCGTTCGATCCGGAGGGCTACCTGCACACGCCGGGCGGCATCCTCTCGCCGGACGGCCACTGCCGGCCGTTCGACCAGGCCGCGAAGGGCACGCTCGACGGCGCCGGGGTGGGCGTGGTCGCGCTGATGCGGCTCGAGGATGCCGTCGAGCGCGGCGTGCCGGTACTGGCCGTGATCCGCGGCACCTCGGTGAACAACGACGGCGCGATCAAGATCGGCTACACGGCGCCGAGCGTGGACGGCCAGGCGCGCGTGATCGCCGAGGCGATGGCCACCGCCGGCGTCGGCGCCGAGACGATCGGCTACGTCGAGACGCACGGCACCGCCACGCCGCTCGGCGACCCGATCGAGATCGCCGCGCTGACCCAGGCGTTCCGGCTCGACACCGATCGCGTCGGCTTCTGCGGCATCTCCTCGCTGAAGAGCAACATCGGCCATCTCGGCGCGGCCGCCGGCATCGCCGGGCTCATCAAGGCCGTGCAGGCGGTGCGCCACGGCGTGCTGCCGCCAAGCCTGAACTTCGAGTCACCCAACCCGGAGCTGCGGCTCGCCGACAGCCCGTTCTACGTGATCCGCGACGCGCGCCCGTGGCCCGCGGACCGGCTGCCGCGCCGCGCCAGCGTCAGCTCGTTCGGCATCGGCGGCACCAACGCGCACCTGATCCTCGAACAGGCACCCGACGCCGCCGCGGCACCGCAGGCCGACGCCGGCACGCCGCGCGCGCGCCTGCTGCCGTTCAGCGCGACCTCGGAGGCGGGCCTCGCCGACTATGCGCGGAGCCTGGCCGCGGTCTGGCGCGCGGCGGCGCCGCCCTCGCTCGACGCCGCGGCGCGCACGCTGCAGCACCAGCGCCGCGCGCGGCGCCATCGCGGCTTCGTGGTGGCCGCCGACGCCGCCGAGGCGGTGCGCGAGTTCGAGCGGCTGGCCGCCCGCGCCGCGCCGGCCGAGGGCGCGGACCGGCCCGGCGCCGGCGCGCCGCCGGTGGTGCTGCAGTTCACCGGCCAGGGCGCGCAGCAGCGCCGCATGGGCGGGCTCGCGGCGCTCGCGCAGCCGCGTCTCGCGGCCAGGCTCGACGAGGCCGCGCGCTGGCTGCGCGAGGACCACGGCGTCGAGCTGGCCGTGCTCGTCGCCGACGGTCACGATCCGCGCTCGGGCCTGCGGCTGGACACCACCGCCGGGGCCCAGCCCGCGCTGTTCGCGCTCGAATGGGCGCTCGGCCGCTTCTGGCTCGACGCCGGCATCACGCCGGCCGCGCTGGTGGGCCACAGCCTGGGCGAGCTGGTGGCCGCCACGCTCGCCAACGTGATGAGCCTGCGCGACGCGCTGCGGCTCGTGATGGCGCGCGGCGCCGCGATGCAGCAGGCGCCGGTCGGCGCGATGCTGGCCGTGCCGCTCGCCGAGACGGCGCTCGCCGCGCTACTGGCCGCCGCCCCCGCCGAGGCGAGCACCTGCGTGATCTCTGCCGTCAACGGCCCGGCCGCCTGCGTGGTGTCGGGCAGCCTCGCCGGCATTGCTGCGCTCGAGGCGCTGCTGGCCGCGCAACGCACCGTCCACAAGCGGCTCGACACCTCGCACGCGTTCCATTCGCCGCTGATGGAACCGGTGCTCGAACGCTTTCGCGCCGCGTTCGACGGCATCACGCTGCGCGCGCCCGAACTGCCGGTCCATTCGACCGTCACCGGCCGCCGGCTGACCGATGCCGAGGCGATCGACCCGGCCTACTGGGTCGGCCAGCTGCGCGCGCCGGTGCGCTATCAGCAGGCGCTGCAGGCCGCGCTCGCGGACCTGGCCGGCGCGGCCGCCGTGGTGCTCGAACTCGGCCCCGGCCGCACGCTGACGAGCGCCGCGCGCGGCTTCGTCGAGGCGCGCCACACCGTGCTGCCGAGCCTCGGCGGCACCGCCGACGACGAGGCCCGTGCGCTGCTGCAGGCGTTCGGGCAGCTCTGGAGCCTCGGCGTCCGGCTCGATTGGAGCGTGCTCGACGCCGCCGCCGGCACGCCGCTCGCGCGGCTGCCGACCATGCCGTTCACGCGCCGGCGCGCCTGGATCGAGCGCTTCGTGCCGACCGCCGCGCCTGCCGCGTCCGGCGCGATCGTGCCGGACGCGGCCCCGGCCGGCGCGGCCGCCCCGCTCTCCGTTTCCGTTCAACCCACCGATGAAGGACTGCCCATGGCCTCCCCCGAAGACGACGGCACCGCCGCGCTGCACGAACAACTGACCGCGATCTGGCGCGACGCGCTCGGCGATCGCCCGATCGGCCCGGACGACAGCTTCTTCGACCTCGGCGGCAACTCGCTGCTGGCGCTGCAGGTCGTCGGCCGCATCAATCAGGCGTTCGGCGTGGCGATCAATCCGGCCGACATGCTGATGCGCCCGACCGTCGCGGAACTGTCCGACGTGATCACCGGCAAGCTGCTCGGCAAGACCGACGATGCCGATCTGGACGCGCTGCTCAACGAGATGTCGCAGCTGTCGGACGACGACGTGCGCGAACTGCTGAAGCAGGCCTGA